In Tenebrio molitor chromosome 6, icTenMoli1.1, whole genome shotgun sequence, one genomic interval encodes:
- the LOC138132601 gene encoding helix-loop-helix protein delilah-like: MLDYDAELSERLGLSLDASYTDSNNNSDSDKSSRGDKYSLRPRSVRRRSGDDAVSSSKSRQAKPKQKPAPLSKYRRKNANARERSRMREINQAFEALRRAVPQMSVTHQTNEKLTKITTLRLAMKYISALSAVLSTNEPAQDLLSDCSELDCFLLESDGESLPLHSDFSDHSLTPADFSVDFPEDSLTPVDFAPLSPDLTDHLTHFDPFLAGFS, encoded by the coding sequence ATGCTCGACTACGACGCCGAACTGTCGGAGCGACTCGGCCTCTCCTTGGATGCCTCCTACACCGACTCGAACAACAACAGCGACTCCGACAAGTCTTCCAGGGGCGACAAGTACTCGTTGCGGCCGCGGTCGGTGCGGCGCCGGAGCGGCGACGACGCCGTCTCCTCGTCCAAGTCCCGCCAAGCGAAGCCCAAGCAGAAGCCGGCGCCGCTCAGCAAGTACCGACGCAAGAACGCCAACGCCAGGGAGCGCAGCAGGATGAGGGAGATCAACCAGGCGTTCGAGGCGCTGCGCCGCGCCGTCCCCCAGATGTCCGTCACCCACCAGACCAACGAGAAGCTGACCAAGATCACCACGCTGAGGCTGGCGATGAAGTACATTTCCGCGTTGAGTGCAGTGTTGAGTACTAACGAGCCGGCCCAGGATTTGCTCTCGGATTGCAGCGAGTTGGACTGTTTCCTCTTGGAGTCGGATGGTGAATCGTTGCCGCTGCACAGTGATTTTTCCGACCATTCGCTCACCCCCGCCGACTTTTCCGTCGACTTCCCCGAGGACTCGCTCACCCCCGTCGACTTCGCGCCCCTCTCGCCAGACCTCACCGATCACCTCACACACTTCGACCCGTTCCTCGCCGGCTTCAGCTAA